The Sphaerospermopsis torques-reginae ITEP-024 genome has a window encoding:
- a CDS encoding Rpn family recombination-promoting nuclease/putative transposase, with protein MSKYDLPPSEANAYDFASVELKQTAFRIDGVFVPKDNKPKRTIYFVEVQFQRDEDFYSRFFSEIFLYLHLYASTTPWQAVVLFAKRSIEPTEIEPYRYLLESPLVTRFYLDEWVDVQTSLGLGIMKLVVEKEKAVPALARTLLSQAKSDLPDPRQQRNLLDLIQTIVSYKLPLLSPQEIARMFTMSDLKNTRYYQDVRYESELNLVMRQLERRLGGINQELQVKINKLSMEDLENLGLALLDFTSVNDLVIWLNNQNIAEG; from the coding sequence ATTTCAAAATATGATTTACCTCCTAGTGAAGCAAATGCTTATGATTTTGCCTCAGTAGAACTCAAACAAACAGCATTTAGAATTGATGGTGTATTTGTACCCAAAGATAATAAACCAAAAAGAACGATTTATTTTGTAGAGGTGCAATTTCAAAGAGATGAGGATTTTTATTCTCGCTTTTTTTCGGAAATCTTTCTTTATTTACATCTCTATGCTTCTACTACACCCTGGCAAGCTGTGGTTTTATTTGCTAAACGTAGTATAGAACCCACAGAGATAGAACCCTATCGCTATTTATTAGAAAGTCCTTTGGTAACTCGTTTCTATTTGGATGAATGGGTAGATGTACAAACATCCTTGGGATTAGGTATCATGAAGTTAGTGGTGGAAAAAGAAAAAGCAGTTCCAGCTTTAGCGAGAACTTTATTATCACAAGCAAAATCAGATTTACCTGATCCCCGTCAGCAAAGAAATTTGCTAGATTTAATTCAGACTATTGTTTCCTATAAATTACCCCTTCTTAGTCCCCAGGAGATAGCAAGAATGTTTACTATGAGTGATTTAAAAAACACCAGATATTATCAAGATGTGCGTTATGAATCAGAATTAAATCTGGTAATGCGTCAGTTAGAACGTCGTCTAGGTGGAATTAATCAAGAATTACAGGTAAAAATCAATAAGTTATCTATGGAAGATTTGGAAAATTTAGGTTTAGCTTTGTTGGATTTTACCAGTGTTAATGATTTGGTTATTTGGTTAAATAATCAAAATATTGCAGAGGGTTAA
- a CDS encoding type II toxin-antitoxin system Phd/YefM family antitoxin: MLKYLTITEAQEQLLNLPDDLQEEPIIITKHGQPVMAAISFEQYESLLETLAILSDQEFSQQLQESIAQADRGETISWNDAKLKLGL; encoded by the coding sequence ATGTTAAAATACCTAACAATTACAGAAGCACAAGAGCAACTTTTAAATTTACCAGATGATTTACAAGAAGAACCAATAATCATCACTAAACATGGTCAACCGGTAATGGCGGCTATTAGTTTTGAACAATATGAATCTTTGCTAGAAACATTAGCAATTTTATCTGATCAAGAATTTAGTCAGCAATTACAAGAAAGTATAGCTCAAGCAGACAGGGGAGAAACTATTAGTTGGAATGATGCAAAACTCAAACTCGGACTTTGA